One Lagenorhynchus albirostris chromosome 7, mLagAlb1.1, whole genome shotgun sequence genomic window, tttttttttaatccaagtaCGTCTAAGCAGTGGAAGGGAGTACTGGCCAGAGAATGTGGAGGTTTGGGTTCTAGTCCTGGCTGTGCCGCTGGCTGCCTGTGACCTTAGGCGAATATCTGCCCCTCTCTGGCTCAGTCTTTCCCGGCTGAACAGTCAAGGGGTGGCTCAGATGGTCTGCAAAGACTCTGCTGTCTTTCATATTCCGAACAATAGTAATAGCAGTCATAATAATTGTTTCCTTAGCTGACCTACGAGGCCCTGCCTGAGCTGGCCCCTATCTACCCAAAGCACCAGACTCCttgccctgcctcagggcctttgcacttgctgtttccagTGCCAGGAATATTTAATCATCTCCATTTCCTGAATAGGCTTTCTCAGATCTCCACTGACGCGTCACTTGCTTAGGAAGTTCCCCGACAACAAAGACTAAATCGGGTTTCTGGATTGATATCCTTCCTCATGGTACATGCTGTCTTCATTTTATGCTTAAGTATTCATGTAGTTCTTTGTCCGATAGCTGTATCCTCTGTTCTTTAATGCCTGTGCATGCCATGAGGCCTAGAAATCTGTCCCTTTCCCAACATCTAGCACATAATAGGTGGAGTGAACAGATAATCTCATTTAGTCCAACAGTCTTACGAGGTTGAGTCACTGTGCTCTTCTTACACATGAAGAGACTGGGCTTCAGAGAGTGACACTCTTAGGGTCACACAGTGAGTTGGCAgtgtcagaatttgaacccagtctGTCTCAGACTCCGAGGCCTGAACTTCCACCTCACTTGCCCTCACACTCCAGGATCTTCTGCTGTGAAGACGTTACCTAAGTGCCAGCAGATCTGACCCACGAAGCCTGGAAAGAGAAGACCATCAGGTTGTTGGGCGCGGTGCCGTCCAGCTCCACCTCCCCTAGAGGCCCCCGGACCTGAGGCAGAGGTGGAAGTGGGGTGGCCTGGCCCCCCTCCTGCAGACCCATGGCGCGTCGGCTCCAGTTACAACTGCTGACGTGGGATGTGAAGGACACGCTGCTCAGGCTCCGCCACCCCGTGGGGGAGGAATATGCCGCCAAGGCCCGGGCCCACGGGCTGGAGGTGGAGGCCGCGGCCCTGGGACAGGCCTTCGGGCGGGCATATAGGGCTCAGAGCCACAGCTTCCCCAGCTATGGCCTGAGCCGTGGCCTCACCTCCCGCCAGTGGTGGCTGGATGTGATCCTGCAGACCTTCCACCAGGCAGGCATTCGGGATGCCCAGGCTGTGGCCCCCATCGCTGACCAGTTGTACGAGGACTTCAGCAGTTCCCGCACCTGGCAGGTGTTGGAGGGGGCTGAGGCCACCCTGAGGGGGTGCCGAAAACGAGGTCTGAGGCTGGCAGTGGTCTCCAACTTTGACCGACGACTGGAGGACATCCTGGCGGGTCTTGGTCTGCAGGAACACTTCGAGTTTGTTCTGACCTCCGAGGCTGCCGGCTGGCCCAAGCCCGATCCCCGCATTTTCCATGAGGCCTTGCGCCTTGCTCAGGTGGAACCGGCAGTGGCAGCCCACATTGGGGACAGTTACCAATGTGATTACAAGGGAGCACGGGCCGTGGGTATGCACAGCTTCCTGGTGGCTGGCCCTGAGCCTTTGGACCCTGCGGTCAAGGATTCTGTACCCCAAGAACACATCCTCCCCTCACTGTCCCATCTCCTGCCTGCCCTTGACCGCCTGGAGGGCTCACCCCCAGGGCTTTGAGCCTGGCGAGGGAAGTGGTCAGGCCCAACAGACACTGGAGACAGGGAGCTCCTTCCTTCCCTGAGATCTGGccttcacccccccaccccccgcagccTCCATAATGCATTCCG contains:
- the HDHD3 gene encoding haloacid dehalogenase-like hydrolase domain-containing protein 3 — encoded protein: MARRLQLQLLTWDVKDTLLRLRHPVGEEYAAKARAHGLEVEAAALGQAFGRAYRAQSHSFPSYGLSRGLTSRQWWLDVILQTFHQAGIRDAQAVAPIADQLYEDFSSSRTWQVLEGAEATLRGCRKRGLRLAVVSNFDRRLEDILAGLGLQEHFEFVLTSEAAGWPKPDPRIFHEALRLAQVEPAVAAHIGDSYQCDYKGARAVGMHSFLVAGPEPLDPAVKDSVPQEHILPSLSHLLPALDRLEGSPPGL